A window of Seriola aureovittata isolate HTS-2021-v1 ecotype China chromosome 17, ASM2101889v1, whole genome shotgun sequence genomic DNA:
CATACTTACTAAGCTGATTTGCTGCGTCAGTCCACTAAGTtagggaggggtgtgtgtgtgtgtgtctctctctctctgtgtgtgtgatagagcaTGAATGTGTATGCAGGCGCTTGCGTGCGATAAAAGTGTGGAGTAtgtcaattattttctcatctcagtttaaaaaatgacaatcaTTTTCCCTCAGAGGCTCGAAGTACGCCTGCTGTGCTCGTGAAATTTACAGTGTAGCCTGCCATGTCGTACTTTATTGTAGCATTAATATTTCCAGAGGTgtcaaaggattttttttatcgGTATTACAATCCTGTAGTTTCTTGTGCAAATGTAACAATATTCCTCCCAACTCACTAAAACAGAAACGATGAATTCAGACCTGTAGCCAGTTGGCAGCTGTCAGGAATCTTCTACTGTTTTCGAGGGCAGTTTCATGAGGGAGGCGATAAATGTTGCAGTTATTTTCCTGTGCAGCTTTTTTCCCCCGATAGgatgtggggggtgggggggggggggggggggttgtactTTTAGGTATTTATAGAGCCTCGACAAGTTCACTCTCTGTATCCTTCAGCTCAGCTCTTCTAAAGGGCGAGGATCATTGTAGCACAGCCTATTTCCTTCAATTTGGTTTTATAGTTTatgacatttccattttatataaCGTCGTGTTTTAACGTCGGAGAATTTCCCCTTCTCTGTGCCAAAATTGCCAAACATATGGGTGTAGCCATAGTGGGTTAAGTCTTATTTCGACATTGTTTTTAATCTAGGAAGCGATCCGACTAATGGGTGGTTGCTGGACGCATATACCCAGCCCCAGTGACACGATTGTCAGTTTTAAAATCCACCTCAAATCATTTGCTCTGCCATTAGGCATTACTGACAATGCACTTCCTCAGTTACCCGTTTACCCGTTTTCGTCAATTAAATGCAACTTCGCATTGGTTTTCCTGTGTCCTGCTGTATGGATGTTATCCAGTAGTCTATTATGTAATAGGATTGCCTAGTCCTAGTGCGAGTCAATGTGTCCAATGCCTACTTTTTGACAGATAAACAATATGTGCACAGCTCAGTGCCAGATGAGCAAGAAATAAAGCTGACCCTGTATTAATATTTCTTCAATAGCTGCACATTTTCTCCTATCTGGTTGCTGCTGTGAGACTCTGTTCTGGTtgtgtgctgctgtgacactCAGCTTATGATATCTGAGCTCACAACAGTCAAAACTGCAACATGCACTAGTACTTCAGACAGACACATTATAATTAAAGGTAACTTGTACTCCCCTTAAAAAGACTTAAGTAGTTGTGTCAAGTAGCCAAAAAGATCAGATGAATCGAAGAGATCTGCTGTGAATATTCAATAGGATCCTCTTAAAAATATTGACGTTTACTTATGAATTTATGTACACaacatgttgaaatgaatgaTTAAGAATTTTCTTTCCTCTACCAATTGTTGCAGGAAAAAATCATCACATCCCGTGGAAGGACACCACTTCTACAAAACCAGCACTTTTGCTTTTGAACCTGTTTTATCCAAGTTCTGGTTGCTTTTGCCATCCTGCCTGGAGAGCATCTGTGTTGCCAACCACGGATAAACAAAGCAGACCCAGTGGACACATTCAAGGTCAGACACACCTATTCTTCACGCACCTGGTAAACGTCAGCAGTTAGCTATGCAGCTTGAAATCCAAGTAGCTCTCAACTTCATCATCTCGTACCTGTACAACAAGCTGCCGAGGCGAAGGGTCAACATTTTCGGCGAGGAGCTGGAGCGCCAGCTGAAGCAGAAGTACGAGGGACACTGGTACCCTGACAAGCCATACAAGGGCTCAGGATTCAGATGCATTCACGTAGGGGAGAAGGTGGACCCTGTGGTGGAGAAGGCAGCCAAAGAGAGCGGGCTGGACATTGAGGATGTCCGCAACAACTTGCCCCAGGACCTCAGCGTGTGGATTGATCCCTTTGAGGTGTCCTATCAGATCGGGGAGAAAGGGCCTGTCAAAGTATTGTATGTTGATGACAGCAATGAAAGTGGAGCTAGCAGTGGGGGGCTTGATCTGGACAAGGAAATCAAGAACAGTTTCAATCCTGATGCACAGGTCTTCATGCCCATCAACGAGCCTGTGAATGGCACCTCTCCGGGCTCCagctcaccctctcctcctttcgGCCACTCGGCAGCAGTCAGCCCCACCTTTATGCCCCGCTCCACGCAGCCTTTGACCTTCACAACAGCCACCTTCGCCGCCACCAAGTTTGGCTCCACTAAGATGAAGAGCAGCGGACGAAACAACAATGGCGGAAGTAGTGCTGCGAACAAGGTGGCACGCACCTCTCCCACCAACCTGGGCCTGAATGTGAACAGTCTCCTGAAACAGAAAGCCATCTCCACCTCCATGCACTCTCTGTACGGGTTGGGCCTCGgagcgcagcagcagcaccagaaGCCCTCAGCCCTGTCCCCCAATGCAAAGGAGTTTGTGTTCCCCAGCCTGCAGGGCCAGGGCAGCCAGAGTGCTCTCTTTCCCGGGGACAGCTCGCTCAGCCTCAGCCCGCTGCAGTACAGCAATGCCTTCGACATGTTTGCGGCCTATGGTGGCCTTAACGACAAGTCCCTTATGGATGGCTTGAATTTCAGCTTGAACAACATGCAGTATTCTAACCAGCAATTCCAGCCAGTTATGGCCAACTAGTACATGTAAAGGTACTACCTAAGCTACTACTTCACACAGAAACGACCAGAGATAATGTGATGgggggaaacaaacacaaatgcacatttcgaaaaaaaaaaaaaaagtgtaaacaaGAACAGAATGTCAaggataaaaggaaaaaagtgacTTGTCGACTGTAAGATCTGTGTTACGAGTCTAAGAGCATGAGCCCGAGGGTGAATTACTTTGCCCCCTTGAgttataccttttttttttttcttaaatgatgAAGCTTGTAGTACAAGATGTCCAAGCTTGGTTACCTAAACTTCAACATGCATCATTGTTATTTCTTTTGCCAACCaagcacaaaatattttttttatgtgactgttttaagatataaaaaagacaaaaaaaaaaccaccacaAGTCATGGCCTCTTTCAGTATTTAAACATAACTGGACACCGCCAATTTTTCAAGAAATTGGCATAAATAAGTGGGATTTCCTGGTCTTTTTTCTAATtgtataatttaatttagtaCAGAGTTTGTAAAATATCAGAGTATCTATTGTTTCTACGACATGGTATtgcatttatatctttttacTACTCCAGTGATCTGTGATGGCTGCAGCaactttatgttttctttttttattgaaattataaaatgaatccatcttaaaaaaaaacattgactaTTCTAAAGATTGTGTACAGAATATTCCGTAGTGGTGGGATTTAagaatatttgcttttttgaaaaacataaGAGTTGTATTTTCTGTTAAGAGTTTAAAGATTTTTGCTATATTATGGACAAAATGTAATCGTATATTAATTTTGTACCTACATTGTGCAATACTTGATAAAACAAACGGTATAACAAAGTATTCGGAGTCAGTGTCTTACATGTTAAGAGGGACTGATA
This region includes:
- the tob1a gene encoding protein Tob1a, with the translated sequence MQLEIQVALNFIISYLYNKLPRRRVNIFGEELERQLKQKYEGHWYPDKPYKGSGFRCIHVGEKVDPVVEKAAKESGLDIEDVRNNLPQDLSVWIDPFEVSYQIGEKGPVKVLYVDDSNESGASSGGLDLDKEIKNSFNPDAQVFMPINEPVNGTSPGSSSPSPPFGHSAAVSPTFMPRSTQPLTFTTATFAATKFGSTKMKSSGRNNNGGSSAANKVARTSPTNLGLNVNSLLKQKAISTSMHSLYGLGLGAQQQHQKPSALSPNAKEFVFPSLQGQGSQSALFPGDSSLSLSPLQYSNAFDMFAAYGGLNDKSLMDGLNFSLNNMQYSNQQFQPVMAN